One genomic segment of Pyruvatibacter mobilis includes these proteins:
- a CDS encoding cation transporter — translation MKFDGASAAYKRALWIVIAINGVMFFVEGSAGFAGQSMALKADALDFAGDTATYAMSLMVIGMAVQWRARAALVKALSLFAMGAGVLGFTAYRVLVLNDPSAEIMGSIAALALLANVVSALILMRFRDGDANVRSVWLCSRNDAIGNAAVIGAAGLVAVTGTPWPDLAVAALMGWLFTSSAWSILRQARAELRTEAVPA, via the coding sequence GTGAAATTCGATGGGGCGAGCGCGGCCTATAAGCGGGCTCTGTGGATCGTCATCGCCATCAACGGTGTGATGTTCTTCGTCGAAGGGAGCGCGGGGTTTGCCGGGCAGTCCATGGCGCTCAAGGCGGATGCGCTGGATTTTGCGGGCGATACCGCGACCTATGCCATGTCGCTCATGGTGATCGGCATGGCGGTGCAGTGGCGGGCACGCGCGGCATTGGTGAAGGCCCTGTCGCTATTCGCCATGGGGGCGGGGGTGCTGGGCTTCACCGCCTATCGCGTCCTCGTGCTGAATGATCCGAGTGCGGAGATCATGGGGTCCATTGCGGCGCTGGCGCTGCTGGCCAATGTGGTGAGCGCGCTCATTCTGATGCGGTTCCGCGACGGGGACGCCAATGTGCGTTCCGTGTGGCTGTGCAGCCGCAACGATGCCATCGGCAATGCGGCAGTGATCGGCGCGGCGGGGCTTGTGGCCGTCACGGGCACGCCGTGGCCGGACCTTGCGGTGGCGGCGCTGATGGGGTGGCTGTTCACCTCGTCGGCGTGGTCGATCCTGCGGCAGGCGCGGGCGGAGCTGCGGACGGAGGCTGTGCCTGCATAG
- a CDS encoding TCR/Tet family MFS transporter has product MTENVTAGGAQTSSPTAKKALPFLLITILIDAIGLGIIVPVLPSLITEVTELSLSDGALWGGALIFIYALMNFLFAPVLGNLSDRFGRRPVLITGLTVLGLDYLVMALAPNIWWLLIGRTMSGIAAATFTTANAYIADVTAPDDRAKSYGLLGAAWGTGFMLGPVLGGLVADFSDSARAPFYLACVLAFANAAYGYLLLPESLPSDKRRAFDLKRANTIGAVKMLARHPGVLGLLAAMICYQIGHDANPAIWSFYTMYKFGWDAGDIGWSLGFVGICLIFSMGWLTGVAVPKLGERRAILIGFTCAAIGFLGYAIAWESWMMYAATIFFAMVGIGSSALRSVMSKQVSETEQGEMQGAITSVMGLTAIITPLVMTGLFSTFTGPDAPLHLPGAPYLLATLAMIISILLVLTFIGKLAVAPRAPGQE; this is encoded by the coding sequence ATGACCGAGAACGTGACGGCCGGCGGCGCGCAGACAAGCAGCCCGACGGCGAAGAAAGCCCTGCCCTTCCTCCTCATCACCATCCTGATTGACGCGATCGGCCTGGGCATCATCGTGCCCGTGCTGCCAAGCCTGATCACCGAGGTAACGGAGCTGAGCCTGTCGGACGGCGCCCTGTGGGGCGGCGCGCTGATCTTCATCTATGCGCTGATGAATTTCCTCTTCGCCCCCGTCCTCGGCAACCTGTCCGATCGCTTCGGCAGGCGCCCGGTCCTGATCACCGGCCTCACGGTGCTGGGGCTCGATTATCTCGTCATGGCGCTCGCACCCAATATCTGGTGGCTGCTCATCGGCCGCACGATGTCGGGCATTGCGGCGGCCACCTTCACCACCGCCAATGCCTATATCGCCGATGTGACAGCGCCCGATGACCGCGCCAAATCCTATGGCCTGCTGGGCGCTGCCTGGGGCACCGGCTTCATGCTCGGCCCGGTGCTGGGCGGGCTGGTAGCGGATTTCTCCGACAGTGCGCGCGCGCCCTTCTACCTTGCCTGCGTGCTGGCCTTCGCCAATGCGGCCTATGGCTATCTGCTGCTGCCGGAAAGTCTGCCTTCGGACAAACGCCGCGCCTTTGATCTCAAGCGCGCCAACACCATCGGCGCCGTTAAGATGCTGGCCCGCCACCCGGGCGTGCTCGGCCTGCTGGCTGCCATGATCTGCTATCAGATCGGCCATGACGCCAACCCGGCGATCTGGTCGTTCTACACCATGTACAAATTCGGCTGGGACGCGGGCGACATCGGCTGGTCGCTGGGCTTTGTCGGCATCTGCCTGATCTTCTCGATGGGATGGCTCACCGGTGTCGCCGTGCCGAAGTTGGGTGAACGCCGCGCCATCCTCATCGGCTTCACCTGCGCCGCCATCGGCTTTCTCGGCTACGCCATCGCCTGGGAAAGCTGGATGATGTATGCGGCAACCATCTTCTTCGCCATGGTCGGCATCGGCTCCTCCGCCCTGCGCTCGGTGATGTCCAAGCAGGTGTCGGAGACGGAACAGGGCGAAATGCAAGGCGCGATCACCAGCGTCATGGGCCTCACCGCCATCATCACGCCCCTGGTCATGACCGGCCTGTTCTCCACCTTCACCGGCCCCGACGCCCCGCTGCATCTGCCCGGCGCCCCCTACCTCCTGGCAACCCTGGCCATGATCATCAGTATCCTCCTGGTCCTGACTTTCATCGGCAAACTGGCCGTAGCCCCGAGAGCACCGGGCCAGGAGTAA
- a CDS encoding esterase/lipase family protein — MATARPTGTQLIKRTHPVQRIPALPKTMRLRDVLGEGRALFELGTLPASLPALLALSPRGDGQPVLTLPGLMATDGSMAILRRYLRELGYSVHPWNLGRNLGPNAELRAGMMRRLEEIEGRVGRRVSIVGWSLGGIYARELARRNPRLVRQVITLASPFAAGMRMDSRYVDEALAERLRTPPPVPCTAIYTRHDGVVPWQTCREDAHPHTENIEVPATHIGIGVNALALYAIADRLAQPEGGWKPFEKTGVKALLYRERG; from the coding sequence ATGGCCACCGCCCGCCCGACCGGCACTCAGCTCATCAAACGGACCCATCCCGTGCAACGCATTCCCGCCCTTCCCAAGACCATGCGCCTGAGAGACGTGCTCGGCGAGGGCCGGGCGCTGTTCGAACTCGGCACCCTGCCCGCCTCCCTGCCCGCGCTTCTGGCCCTGAGCCCGCGCGGCGACGGCCAGCCCGTGCTGACCCTGCCGGGGCTGATGGCAACCGATGGCTCCATGGCGATCCTGCGGCGTTATCTGCGTGAGCTGGGCTATTCGGTGCATCCGTGGAACCTCGGCCGCAATCTCGGCCCCAACGCAGAGCTGCGCGCGGGCATGATGCGCCGCCTTGAAGAAATTGAAGGCCGGGTCGGCCGCCGCGTCTCCATCGTCGGCTGGTCATTGGGCGGCATCTATGCCCGCGAACTTGCCCGACGCAATCCGCGTCTCGTGCGCCAGGTCATCACGCTGGCCAGCCCGTTTGCCGCCGGCATGCGGATGGATTCCCGCTACGTGGACGAAGCGCTGGCCGAGCGCCTGCGCACCCCGCCGCCGGTACCCTGCACGGCGATCTATACCCGCCATGACGGTGTCGTCCCCTGGCAGACCTGCCGCGAGGATGCCCATCCGCATACGGAAAATATCGAGGTGCCCGCCACCCATATCGGCATCGGCGTCAACGCCCTGGCGCTTTACGCCATTGCCGACCGGCTGGCGCAGCCCGAGGGTGGCTGGAAGCCCTTCGAGAAGACCGGCGTGAAGGCGCTGCTCTACCGCGAGCGCGGATAG
- a CDS encoding oxidoreductase, with the protein MARDFGHGTTALEVVEGIDLSGKTVIVTGASSGLGVETARALAKAGAKVVLPGRSPDKLAGVVEDIKASTGNQKVEAAEMDLGDLDSVRRFADAFVATGEPLHLLINNAGIMATPHRTTAQGFESQFGTNHLGHFVLFAHLLPALEKAGANGGARVVALSSTGHRISDVDLDDPNFEASDYHKWIAYGRAKTANALFALEVDKRYQGKGIRAFSVHPGGIMTGLQRDMDPEEFKTLGWVDENGNVRDGFKTPEQGAATATWCATAPELEGQGGFYCEDCQRAEPTDLETMSKTHRGVIPHAQDPATASALWTKSEEMVGERVPA; encoded by the coding sequence ATGGCGCGTGATTTTGGACATGGCACGACGGCGCTTGAAGTGGTCGAGGGGATCGACCTGTCGGGCAAAACGGTGATCGTCACCGGCGCGTCCTCGGGCCTCGGCGTCGAGACGGCGCGGGCGCTGGCCAAGGCGGGGGCGAAGGTGGTGCTGCCGGGCCGCAGCCCGGACAAGCTGGCGGGTGTGGTGGAGGATATCAAGGCCTCCACAGGCAATCAGAAGGTGGAAGCCGCGGAGATGGATCTCGGGGACCTCGACAGCGTGCGGCGCTTTGCCGATGCGTTCGTTGCCACGGGCGAGCCGCTGCATCTGCTCATCAACAATGCGGGCATCATGGCGACGCCGCACCGGACCACGGCGCAGGGCTTTGAGAGCCAGTTCGGCACCAACCATCTGGGGCATTTCGTGCTGTTCGCGCATTTGCTGCCGGCGCTGGAGAAGGCAGGCGCTAACGGCGGGGCGCGGGTGGTGGCGTTGTCCTCCACCGGCCACCGGATCAGCGATGTGGATCTGGATGACCCGAATTTCGAGGCGTCGGACTATCACAAGTGGATCGCCTATGGCCGTGCCAAGACGGCTAATGCCCTGTTCGCGCTGGAAGTGGACAAGCGTTACCAGGGCAAGGGCATCCGCGCGTTCTCTGTGCATCCGGGTGGCATCATGACCGGCCTGCAGCGGGACATGGACCCCGAGGAGTTCAAGACCCTCGGCTGGGTGGATGAAAACGGCAATGTGCGCGACGGCTTCAAGACGCCTGAGCAAGGGGCGGCAACAGCCACCTGGTGTGCCACGGCGCCCGAGCTTGAGGGGCAGGGCGGTTTTTACTGCGAGGACTGCCAGCGGGCGGAGCCGACGGATCTTGAAACCATGAGCAAGACCCATCGCGGCGTGATCCCCCATGCGCAGGACCCTGCCACCGCATCAGCGCTTTGGACGAAGTCGGAAGAAATGGTAGGAGAACGCGTTCCCGCCTGA
- the purT gene encoding formate-dependent phosphoribosylglycinamide formyltransferase — MRIGTPLTPSATRIMLLGSGELGKEVVIELQRFGAEVIAVDRYADAPAMQVAHRSHVIDMTDGDAIRRLVVAEQPHMIVPEIEAIATQELVAIEREGLAEVIPTAEAAQLTMNREGIRRLAAEELGLPTSPYAFATSERELARAAETIGFPVFVKPVMSSSGKGQSFVQKAEDVADAWAYALQSGRVEEARVIIEGRVEFDYEITLLTVRSVDERGDIATSFCAPIGHRQEHGDYVESWQPQPMSEKALARAQQIAFKVTSRLGGRGIFGVEMFVKGDDVWFSEVSPRPHDTGLVTLGSQRQSEFALHARAILGLPVTTALTQPAASAVIYGGMAARGIAFDGLDAALRVPDAQVRLFGKPEAFVRRRMGVAVVPAKDIETARERAKQAASAITPVKV, encoded by the coding sequence ATGCGCATCGGCACGCCGCTTACCCCCTCCGCCACCCGTATCATGCTGTTGGGCTCGGGCGAGCTGGGCAAGGAAGTGGTCATCGAGCTGCAGCGCTTCGGGGCCGAGGTGATCGCCGTGGACCGCTATGCGGATGCCCCGGCCATGCAGGTGGCGCACCGGTCGCATGTCATCGACATGACGGATGGTGACGCCATCCGCCGGCTGGTGGTGGCCGAACAGCCGCACATGATCGTGCCGGAGATCGAGGCGATTGCCACTCAGGAACTCGTGGCAATCGAGCGGGAGGGGCTGGCGGAAGTCATCCCCACGGCGGAAGCTGCGCAGCTGACCATGAACCGCGAAGGCATTCGCCGGCTGGCGGCTGAAGAGCTGGGCCTGCCGACCTCGCCTTACGCCTTTGCCACCAGCGAGCGGGAGCTTGCCAGGGCGGCTGAGACAATCGGCTTTCCGGTGTTTGTGAAGCCCGTCATGTCGTCGTCCGGCAAGGGCCAGAGCTTTGTTCAGAAGGCGGAGGATGTGGCTGATGCCTGGGCGTACGCGCTGCAGTCCGGCCGCGTTGAAGAGGCGCGGGTGATCATCGAGGGCCGCGTTGAATTCGACTATGAGATCACGCTCCTCACCGTGCGGTCGGTGGATGAGCGCGGCGATATCGCAACCTCCTTCTGCGCGCCCATCGGCCACCGTCAGGAGCATGGGGACTATGTCGAAAGCTGGCAGCCGCAGCCGATGTCGGAAAAGGCGCTGGCGCGGGCGCAGCAGATTGCTTTCAAAGTCACGTCGCGGCTCGGGGGACGCGGCATCTTCGGCGTTGAAATGTTCGTGAAGGGCGATGATGTGTGGTTCTCGGAAGTGAGCCCCAGGCCCCATGATACGGGCCTCGTGACGCTTGGCTCCCAGCGGCAGAGCGAGTTTGCGCTGCATGCGCGCGCCATTCTCGGCCTGCCGGTGACAACAGCGCTGACCCAGCCTGCTGCGAGTGCCGTGATTTATGGTGGCATGGCTGCCAGGGGCATTGCCTTTGACGGGCTCGATGCAGCGCTGCGGGTGCCCGACGCGCAGGTGCGCCTGTTCGGCAAGCCGGAAGCCTTTGTGCGGCGGCGCATGGGGGTTGCGGTGGTGCCCGCCAAGGATATCGAGACAGCGCGGGAGCGCGCGAAGCAAGCAGCGTCGGCCATCACGCCCGTCAAAGTCTGA
- a CDS encoding O-methyltransferase: protein MPDIFTLVDRYLDGLFAPEDEALAAVHETARAAGMPNIAVAPNQGKLLNLFAKLIGARRILEFGTLAGYSAIWMARALPEDGKLISLEYDPAYAEVARGNIARAGLASQVDIRVGAALDTLPDLARDETEPFDMAFLDADKRNYPGYFEWALKLVRPGGLILADNVVRGGNVLVPGDDPDARGADEFNRMAAADPRCEAVVAQQIGQKGHDGLAVVRVR from the coding sequence ATGCCCGACATCTTCACTCTCGTTGACCGCTATTTGGACGGGCTGTTCGCACCGGAGGATGAGGCGCTTGCGGCCGTGCACGAAACAGCGCGCGCGGCGGGCATGCCGAACATTGCGGTTGCGCCCAATCAGGGCAAGCTGCTCAACCTGTTCGCCAAGCTGATCGGCGCCCGGCGCATTCTCGAATTCGGCACGCTTGCGGGCTACAGCGCGATCTGGATGGCGCGGGCGCTGCCGGAAGACGGCAAGCTCATTTCGCTTGAATATGATCCCGCCTATGCGGAGGTGGCGCGCGGCAACATTGCCCGCGCCGGGCTCGCGTCGCAGGTGGATATCCGTGTCGGTGCAGCCCTCGACACGCTGCCGGATCTTGCCCGTGACGAGACCGAGCCGTTCGACATGGCGTTTCTGGACGCGGACAAGCGGAACTATCCAGGCTATTTCGAGTGGGCACTCAAGCTCGTTCGCCCTGGCGGCCTGATCCTCGCTGACAATGTGGTGCGCGGCGGCAATGTGCTGGTGCCGGGGGATGACCCGGATGCGCGGGGTGCGGATGAATTCAACCGCATGGCGGCTGCCGATCCGCGCTGTGAGGCCGTGGTTGCCCAGCAGATCGGCCAGAAGGGCCATGACGGCCTTGCCGTGGTCCGCGTGCGCTAG
- a CDS encoding GNAT family N-acetyltransferase, giving the protein MSDETSARRGRPRISFVRLTAVAPDDILAHMADPRVAVHLPLMTEPWDRATVDSFIAAKEACWQRDGLGHWAILDHDRYVGWGGFQLEDGEWDFGLVLRADCFGLGPSIARAALEFARSDARISYVTALLPPSRTRLAALRRFGARAAGEVTYDGQRFLKFCIDTA; this is encoded by the coding sequence ATGTCAGACGAGACCAGTGCCCGGCGGGGACGCCCCCGCATCAGCTTTGTGCGCCTCACCGCCGTGGCCCCGGACGATATCCTCGCCCATATGGCTGACCCGCGCGTTGCCGTGCATCTGCCCCTGATGACCGAGCCGTGGGACCGGGCAACGGTGGACAGCTTCATCGCCGCCAAGGAAGCCTGCTGGCAGCGGGACGGGCTGGGCCATTGGGCCATTCTCGACCATGACCGCTATGTGGGCTGGGGCGGCTTCCAGCTTGAGGACGGGGAGTGGGATTTCGGCCTGGTGCTGCGGGCTGACTGTTTTGGCCTTGGCCCGTCTATAGCGCGGGCGGCGTTGGAGTTCGCTCGGTCGGATGCCCGCATTTCCTATGTCACGGCCCTGCTGCCGCCGTCGCGCACGCGGCTTGCGGCGCTCCGCCGCTTCGGGGCACGGGCTGCGGGGGAGGTCACATATGATGGCCAGCGCTTCCTCAAATTCTGCATCGATACGGCTTAA
- a CDS encoding LysR family transcriptional regulator, with the protein MSAGLNWDDLRFFLAVAEAGSLSAASSVLKVNTTTVLRRVASLEDSLGARLFDRSRSGYRLTPRGERLLAQLAPVDQRLSALTRDFVADENEADAVVRVMAGEAVASAMLAPRLPGFRDEHPELHLEIVAEPSLTGPAPSAGAPGGSMKDIDVAIRFARPTQGNVIVRKIGDMAYGLYASRAYTAVRGVPREPGRLEGHQVIGFAVSESPLGPVWWMSRAEQGASVVIRSNAVGVRAEAARQGLGLAALPCIVGDRDPMLVRVGEPEDVGALELWLVTHNDTAHVGRVRDAMDFVVACAKEARSALMGEGAVAGEPAGAGANDDQAAVTAAE; encoded by the coding sequence ATGTCTGCAGGACTTAACTGGGACGATCTGCGTTTCTTCCTCGCTGTTGCCGAGGCAGGCAGCCTGTCGGCGGCGTCGTCGGTTCTCAAGGTCAATACCACCACCGTGCTGCGCCGGGTGGCGTCGCTCGAAGACTCGCTGGGCGCGCGCCTGTTTGACCGGTCACGCTCCGGCTACCGGCTGACGCCCCGGGGCGAGCGGCTGCTGGCGCAGCTGGCGCCGGTGGATCAGCGCCTGTCCGCGCTGACGCGGGATTTCGTGGCCGATGAAAATGAAGCCGACGCGGTGGTGCGGGTGATGGCGGGCGAGGCGGTGGCCTCGGCCATGCTGGCGCCGCGGCTGCCGGGCTTCCGCGACGAGCATCCTGAGCTGCATCTGGAAATCGTGGCCGAGCCGAGCCTCACGGGGCCTGCGCCCTCCGCCGGTGCGCCGGGCGGCTCGATGAAGGACATCGACGTGGCGATCCGTTTCGCCCGGCCGACCCAGGGCAATGTGATCGTCCGCAAGATCGGCGACATGGCTTATGGGCTTTATGCCAGCCGGGCCTATACGGCCGTGCGCGGCGTGCCTCGGGAGCCGGGGCGGCTGGAAGGCCATCAGGTGATCGGCTTTGCCGTCTCCGAAAGCCCGCTGGGCCCGGTCTGGTGGATGAGCCGGGCGGAGCAGGGGGCGAGCGTAGTCATCCGCTCCAATGCTGTGGGCGTGCGGGCAGAGGCTGCGCGCCAGGGCCTCGGTCTTGCGGCCTTGCCCTGCATTGTCGGCGACCGGGACCCCATGCTGGTACGCGTCGGCGAGCCGGAAGACGTAGGCGCGCTGGAATTGTGGCTGGTCACCCATAATGACACCGCCCATGTGGGCCGGGTGCGTGATGCCATGGACTTTGTGGTCGCCTGCGCCAAGGAAGCCCGGTCAGCGCTGATGGGCGAGGGCGCGGTTGCGGGAGAGCCTGCAGGCGCCGGTGCGAATGACGACCAGGCGGCGGTCACCGCGGCGGAATAG
- a CDS encoding 2-isopropylmalate synthase: MIPDSTSRRGKQAADSADRVLIFDTTLRDGEQSPGASMNLDEKIQVAEILEAMGVDVIEAGFPIASNGDFEAVSEIARRVKDSVVCGLSRAGAKDIERAGEALRHAERGRIHTFISTSPVHMKHKLQMEPEQVLDAIVASVTLARNLVDNVEWSAEDATRTDRDFLCRCVEAAIKAGATTINIPDTVGYTVPTEYADIFTMLRTRVPNADKAIFSTHCHNDLGLAVANSLAGVGAGARQVECTINGLGERAGNAALEEIVMALRTRADVMPYDTGINSQMIARASKVVSSVTSFPVQYNKAIVGQNAFAHESGIHQDGMLKNTETYEIMTPESVGISKSSLVLGKLSGRHAFKDKLQSLGYELGDNQLQDAFKRFKDLADKKKHVFDEDIVALVDDEVAAGNDNIKVVSLSVVAGTEGPQEAALTLDVEGDVRSTKATGDGPVDAIFNAIKALVPYQAHLQLYQVHAVTGGTDAQAEVSVRLEEDGKTVTGRGADTDTLVASARAYVSALNRLQTKRLKTAPEAMVAP, from the coding sequence ATGATTCCCGATAGCACTTCCCGACGCGGCAAACAGGCAGCTGACAGCGCCGACCGCGTTCTGATTTTCGATACGACATTGCGTGACGGCGAACAGTCGCCGGGCGCCTCCATGAACCTGGATGAAAAGATCCAGGTGGCGGAGATCCTCGAGGCCATGGGCGTCGATGTGATCGAGGCCGGTTTTCCGATCGCATCGAATGGCGACTTTGAAGCGGTGTCCGAGATTGCCCGCCGGGTGAAGGACAGCGTGGTGTGCGGGTTGTCGCGCGCCGGCGCCAAGGACATCGAGCGGGCAGGCGAGGCGTTGCGCCATGCCGAGCGCGGCCGGATCCACACCTTCATCTCCACCAGCCCCGTGCATATGAAGCACAAGCTGCAGATGGAACCGGAGCAGGTGCTGGACGCGATCGTTGCCAGCGTGACGCTGGCGCGAAACCTGGTGGACAATGTGGAATGGTCCGCTGAGGACGCTACCCGCACGGACCGGGATTTCCTGTGCCGCTGCGTGGAAGCGGCCATTAAGGCGGGCGCTACCACCATCAATATTCCGGACACGGTGGGCTACACGGTGCCGACGGAATATGCGGACATCTTCACGATGCTGCGGACCAGGGTGCCGAACGCCGACAAGGCGATCTTTTCCACGCATTGCCACAATGATCTGGGTCTCGCGGTTGCCAATTCGCTGGCAGGTGTGGGCGCAGGCGCGCGGCAGGTGGAATGCACCATCAACGGCCTGGGCGAACGCGCGGGCAATGCGGCGCTCGAGGAAATCGTCATGGCGCTGCGCACCCGCGCAGACGTCATGCCTTATGACACCGGCATCAACTCGCAGATGATTGCCCGCGCCTCCAAGGTGGTGTCGAGCGTCACCTCGTTCCCGGTGCAGTACAACAAGGCCATTGTCGGCCAGAATGCCTTTGCCCATGAGAGCGGCATTCACCAGGACGGCATGCTGAAGAACACCGAGACCTACGAGATTATGACGCCGGAAAGCGTCGGCATCTCCAAGTCGTCGCTGGTGTTGGGCAAGCTGTCGGGCCGCCACGCCTTCAAGGACAAGCTGCAGTCGCTGGGCTACGAGCTGGGCGACAACCAGCTGCAGGATGCCTTCAAGCGCTTCAAGGATCTGGCTGACAAGAAGAAGCATGTCTTCGATGAAGACATCGTGGCGCTGGTGGACGACGAAGTCGCCGCCGGCAATGACAACATCAAGGTCGTGTCCCTGTCGGTTGTTGCCGGCACGGAAGGCCCGCAGGAAGCTGCCCTGACCCTGGATGTGGAGGGCGATGTCCGCTCCACCAAGGCAACGGGCGACGGGCCGGTGGATGCGATCTTCAATGCCATCAAGGCGCTGGTGCCGTATCAGGCGCATCTGCAGCTCTACCAGGTGCATGCGGTGACCGGCGGCACGGATGCGCAGGCGGAAGTGTCGGTGCGGCTGGAAGAAGACGGCAAGACCGTCACCGGCCGCGGCGCGGATACGGATACGCTGGTGGCCAGCGCGCGGGCCTATGTCAGCGCGCTGAACCGCCTGCAGACCAAGCGCCTGAAAACGGCGCCTGAAGCCATGGTCGCGCCATAA
- a CDS encoding rod shape-determining protein: protein MLSADMAIDLGTANTLVYVKGRGIVLNEPSVVAIINKGGKNQVLAVGDEAKMMLGRTPGNIEAIRPMRDGVIADFEIAEEMIKHFIRKVHNRRSFANPQIIVCVPSGSTAVERRAIQESALSAGARRVYLIEEPMAAAIGAGLPVTEPTGSMVVDIGGGTTEVAVLSLGGIVYSRSVRVGGDKMDEAIIGYIRRHHNLLVGESSAERIKKEVGSAAIPDDGAGMTIEIKGRDLMNGVPKEITISQRQIAESLAEPVGAIVEAVKVALEATPPELAADIVDKGIVLTGGGALLANLDQVLREETGLPVSIADEPLSCVAMGTGMALEHIRTMRHVLSSVY, encoded by the coding sequence ATGCTCTCGGCCGATATGGCCATCGACCTCGGGACCGCTAATACGCTGGTCTATGTGAAGGGGCGGGGCATCGTGCTCAACGAGCCGTCCGTCGTGGCGATCATCAACAAGGGGGGCAAGAACCAGGTTCTGGCCGTCGGTGATGAAGCCAAGATGATGCTGGGCCGCACGCCCGGCAATATCGAGGCGATCCGCCCGATGCGCGATGGCGTCATCGCGGATTTCGAGATCGCCGAGGAGATGATCAAGCACTTCATCCGCAAGGTGCACAATCGCCGTTCCTTCGCCAATCCGCAGATCATCGTCTGCGTGCCGTCGGGCTCGACGGCGGTGGAGCGCCGGGCGATCCAGGAATCCGCGCTGTCCGCAGGTGCGCGCCGGGTCTATCTGATTGAAGAGCCGATGGCCGCGGCCATTGGTGCCGGCCTGCCGGTGACCGAGCCGACAGGCTCGATGGTCGTTGATATCGGCGGCGGCACCACCGAGGTGGCCGTCCTGTCGCTGGGCGGCATCGTCTATTCGCGCTCCGTGCGCGTGGGCGGCGACAAGATGGATGAAGCCATCATCGGCTATATCCGTCGTCACCATAATCTGCTGGTGGGTGAAAGCTCTGCGGAACGCATCAAGAAGGAAGTCGGCTCGGCTGCCATTCCGGATGACGGCGCGGGCATGACCATCGAGATCAAGGGCCGTGACCTGATGAACGGCGTGCCCAAGGAAATCACCATTTCGCAGCGGCAGATCGCCGAAAGCCTGGCCGAGCCGGTTGGTGCCATCGTCGAAGCCGTCAAGGTGGCGCTGGAAGCCACGCCGCCGGAGCTGGCCGCCGACATCGTCGACAAGGGCATCGTGCTCACGGGTGGCGGCGCGCTGCTGGCCAATCTGGATCAGGTGCTGCGCGAGGAAACGGGCCTGCCTGTGTCCATCGCCGATGAGCCCCTGTCCTGCGTGGCCATGGGCACCGGCATGGCGCTGGAGCATATCCGCACCATGCGCCACGTGCTGTCGTCGGTTTACTAG
- the mreC gene encoding rod shape-determining protein MreC, with protein sequence MSSYRLSLVLTLTIASVLLVGRAESYLVDRTRQVMTDLSAPLLELASRPVAAVRNFIASTDEYAYVFEENARLRAENEALREWREKALALERRVARFEALLDVTVDPAIQYATGKIIGDSGGPFVHAFIVNVPASEGAEAGQAVVDDQGLIGRVVSAGATASRVLLLTDLNSRIPVRVEPEGYRAIAVGDNSRFPKIQFLAPEARLKPGDRIVTSGHGGLMPPDLPVGMVVLASDGSPRLQTYSEFDRTSTVRVLNYDFPDLVTADTDEAAAGEETAPEDAATPELPGASAPAAADQIVERAGQPGAASGTDSARAAPETSRDTARETPRETAGESDL encoded by the coding sequence GTGTCGTCGTACCGGCTGTCGCTGGTGCTGACGCTCACCATTGCCTCCGTGCTGCTTGTCGGCCGCGCGGAAAGCTATCTGGTGGACCGCACGCGCCAGGTGATGACCGACCTTTCCGCGCCCCTGCTCGAACTGGCCTCGCGGCCTGTCGCAGCGGTACGCAATTTCATCGCATCAACAGACGAATACGCCTACGTCTTCGAGGAGAACGCGCGGCTGCGTGCCGAGAACGAAGCGCTGCGTGAATGGCGCGAAAAGGCTCTGGCACTCGAGCGCCGGGTGGCGCGTTTCGAAGCGCTGCTGGACGTGACGGTTGATCCGGCAATCCAGTATGCGACCGGCAAGATCATCGGCGACAGCGGCGGCCCATTCGTTCATGCCTTCATCGTCAATGTTCCGGCCTCGGAAGGCGCCGAAGCGGGGCAAGCAGTGGTGGACGACCAGGGGCTGATCGGCCGCGTCGTAAGTGCCGGGGCCACGGCGTCGCGCGTGCTGCTTCTGACCGACCTCAACAGCCGCATCCCCGTGCGGGTGGAGCCCGAGGGCTATCGCGCCATCGCGGTGGGCGACAACAGCCGCTTTCCCAAGATCCAGTTCCTGGCGCCGGAAGCGCGCCTCAAGCCGGGCGACCGCATTGTCACCTCCGGCCATGGCGGGCTGATGCCGCCGGACCTGCCGGTGGGCATGGTGGTGCTTGCCAGCGACGGCAGCCCGCGTCTTCAGACCTATTCCGAGTTCGACCGCACCAGCACCGTGCGTGTGCTGAATTATGACTTCCCGGACCTTGTGACCGCCGATACGGACGAAGCTGCCGCCGGCGAGGAAACAGCGCCGGAAGATGCCGCCACGCCGGAACTGCCGGGGGCGTCCGCACCTGCGGCCGCTGACCAGATCGTCGAGCGGGCCGGGCAGCCCGGTGCTGCATCCGGCACGGACAGCGCGCGTGCGGCGCCCGAGACTTCACGTGACACCGCGCGTGAGACGCCGCGTGAAACGGCCGGGGAAAGCGATCTCTGA